The DNA sequence TGCTCGACAGGAAGGTGGCGTCGGCCTGAACGCTCAGACGTCCGCCGTTCGTCAGCTGGCTCGCGTAGCGCGCTGCAATGTCCACGCCGCTCGCCTTCTGTAGGGAGACATTCGCATAGCGGTTATCGATGATGGCGACGACGTTGCCTGGCACATAAGGCCCGCCGGAGAGATTCTGCAGGCCAACGGAGGAATAGGCGATCGCGGCGTTCTGCGCGGCGAGGCTGGGATTGCGGGTGATGAGGTCGGCATAGACCGGATTGTCGAGCACGCCGCTGCCCGAGGCGATCGGCTGAACCACGCGATCGCTGTAGCGGACGCTAAAATATCCGATGTCGAATTCAAATCCAGGGAGGGCGCGAGGATGCAAGGCGGCTGAGATGGACCATGTTTGCGCCTTTTCCGGGCGCAGATCCGGGTCGCCGCCGCGCAGGAACAGCACGGTCGATCCGGCAGGCAGACCGGCTCCATAGGGCCCTGCATTGTACAGCCATGTAAAACCCGTCAGATATTGCTGGTAGAGAGTAGGCGCCTTGAAGGACCGGCCCCAGCTGCCCTTCAAGTCAAGGTCGGGAAGGGGCGCAAAGACGATGCCCAATTTTGGCGTGGCGACCTGCGCCATGCCCGGGTAATCTTCATAGCGCAGAGCGCCCGTGACAACGAGCCGGTGGACCAGGGGCATGTTCTGGGCGGGAGAGACCAACGGCAGCTGCGCCTCAGCAAAGGCATAATAGCTGTCGCGCGAGACCTCGAAGCTTTGCGCGGTCGGTGCGCCGGCGGCAAAGGACGTGGTGCGCGCGTAATCCATCTTGTTCGACCGATAGCCGCCCCCAAGCGCCAGCCGGAGATCGCCCCCAGGCAAGGTTGCAACGCGCCCTTCGACATTGGCCTCGATGCCGAAGCTGCTGTTGCAATAGCATCCTTCGATTGTCGCCAGGGCCTTGCCGCCCGAATATTGGGGACTGTTCCACTTTGTCTGATCGCGCCCATAGACCATCTGGAGCGATGAGGACCAATTGTCTCCCAGGCGGATCAGGAGTTCAGGCGACAGGGTAAATGCTTCGACTTCGGACCGGGTGGAAGAGCCTAGGGCCTTGTAATTGCCAGTCGTCGAAAAGGCATAGAAGCTCTCGGTGGAGCGGCGACTGTAGAGACCGTCGAACTGCAGCTCCACGCCGGGGAGGAGATCCTGGTGGAGGCTGCCGATGACGGCATGTTGTCGCTGATACGGCCAAAGGGTCGTGCTGTCGTCCAGACGGGACGTGTAGGAACGCTGGCGAGCGGTGACCGGCGTATTGCGGGAAAAATCATAGCCGACGATCAGGCCGCCGCCCGACCAGCGCGTTCCCGCTACGGCCGCATATTGCTGCCGCACATAGCCGCCGTCGCTCGCCGCCGCCAGCCGCGCCGATGTTGTCACCCCCTCATAGTCGCGCCTCAAAATGATATTGGCGACCCCGCCTACCGCATCCGAGCCATAGATGGCGGATGTCCCGTCCACGACGACTTCGATGCGGTCGACGGCGTCGAGCGGGATGCTGGACACATCGACCGCCTGATAGGCTGCGCCATAGGAGAGCCGCTTGCCATTGAGCAGCGTCAGGGTGGCGTCCTGGCCGAGCCCGCGCAAGTTGAGCGATGATCCGCCACCCAGGTTGGAATTCTGCTCACCCACGGTGCCGAGCGCGATGCCCGGATTTGTACCGCCGCTGAAATTCTGCGGGATCGACCGGATCGCTTCGCCAAGATCAGCCTGGCCCGCTTCCCTGATCTGCTGCTGGCTGAGCGTAACCTGCTTTGAAGCCGAGACCGCGCCGCGCAGGCGGGATCCGGTCACCACGATGTTGTCGGCGGATGGGCTTTCACCAGGCCCTTCCGCCGCTGTCTCTCGCCCCCGAACCTGAATGGCTCCTTCTGTGTAAGTGGCGCTCAGCCCTGTCCCACGCAGCAGCAGGTCTACAGCTTCGCGGACATCGAAACGGCCAACGAGGGCAGGTGCGGTGCGGCCACGGACATCCCCCGGCGCGAAGAATATTTCCCATCCCGACGTCGCGCCGACCTGCCGCAATGCGTCGGCTAGGGGCTGCCTTGGTTGACCATAGTCTACCGGCTGCTCGCTCTGCGCCTCCGCTATCTGCAGCCCCGCCAGGATCGCCATGGCACTGCCAGTCAGAAGCACCGAACGAACCATTCCCACTATGCGCATAGTCTGCCCCCTTTGCTGTCGGCGGCTTCGTTTGAAGCTCGCTCCGGGGACATCGACAGGAAAAGGGGCGTGTACCTTAAGGGGGCAGTAAAGATTTTTTTACGGCGCGAGAAGGATCTCGCCGTCGGATTGCCGCTGGACGTTGAGATCGAGATAGCGGGCGAGATTGGTGGCAAGCCGGCTGGCATTGTCGATGCG is a window from the Sphingobium sp. Cam5-1 genome containing:
- a CDS encoding TonB-dependent receptor, which codes for MRIVGMVRSVLLTGSAMAILAGLQIAEAQSEQPVDYGQPRQPLADALRQVGATSGWEIFFAPGDVRGRTAPALVGRFDVREAVDLLLRGTGLSATYTEGAIQVRGRETAAEGPGESPSADNIVVTGSRLRGAVSASKQVTLSQQQIREAGQADLGEAIRSIPQNFSGGTNPGIALGTVGEQNSNLGGGSSLNLRGLGQDATLTLLNGKRLSYGAAYQAVDVSSIPLDAVDRIEVVVDGTSAIYGSDAVGGVANIILRRDYEGVTTSARLAAASDGGYVRQQYAAVAGTRWSGGGLIVGYDFSRNTPVTARQRSYTSRLDDSTTLWPYQRQHAVIGSLHQDLLPGVELQFDGLYSRRSTESFYAFSTTGNYKALGSSTRSEVEAFTLSPELLIRLGDNWSSSLQMVYGRDQTKWNSPQYSGGKALATIEGCYCNSSFGIEANVEGRVATLPGGDLRLALGGGYRSNKMDYARTTSFAAGAPTAQSFEVSRDSYYAFAEAQLPLVSPAQNMPLVHRLVVTGALRYEDYPGMAQVATPKLGIVFAPLPDLDLKGSWGRSFKAPTLYQQYLTGFTWLYNAGPYGAGLPAGSTVLFLRGGDPDLRPEKAQTWSISAALHPRALPGFEFDIGYFSVRYSDRVVQPIASGSGVLDNPVYADLITRNPSLAAQNAAIAYSSVGLQNLSGGPYVPGNVVAIIDNRYANVSLQKASGVDIAARYASQLTNGGRLSVQADATFLSSTREVVSGQGEVPLAGMVFNPPKFRARGGVTYAREGLMLSVWLSHVGSLLDTRRTPRRRIEGQTSLDLNWRYAVPQNRSLLGGVEFSVGVANLLNDKPTIIRTTAAYDVPFDSTNYSVLGRTFSVGLRKTW